The Gehongia tenuis sequence GGGGAGGTGCCGATGGACATGATGACGGCGTCCACATCCATCACGAAGTCCGAGCCTTCGATGGTGACGGGACGGCGGCGGCCCGATTCATCGGGTTCGCCCAGCTCCATGCGGACACAGCGCATGCCCTTAACAAACTTGTGCTCGTCGCCCAGAATTTCCACGGGATTGGTCAGGGTGTCAAAGATGACGCCCTCCTCCTTGGCGTGTTCGATCTCCTCCCGGCGGGCGGGCATCTCGGCGTCGCTTCTGCGGTAGACGATATGGACCTCTTCGGCGCCGAGGCGCAGTGCGCACCGGGCCGCATCCATGGCCACATTGCCGCCGCCCACCACGGCAACCTTCCTGGCATGCACGATGGGGGTGGCGCTGTCCTCGGTATAGGCTTTCATGAGGTTGGTCCGGGTCAGGAACTCATTGGCGGAATACACGCCCTTGAGGTTCTCGCCGGGAATATTCATAAACCGGGGCAGGCCCGCGCCGGACCCGATGAAGATGGCTTCAAAGCCATCTTCAAACAGCTCGTCCACGGTGATGGTCTTGCCGATGACCACGTTGGTGTCCACCTTGACGCCCAGTTCCTTCAGGGTATCGATTTCCCGCTGGACAATGGCCTTGGGAAGGCGGAATTCGGGAATGCCGTACACCAGCACGCCGCCGGCCTTGTGCAGGGCTTCAAAGATGGTCACTTCGTAGCCGGCCTTTTGCAGATCGCCGGCACAGGTGAGGCCCGCAGGACCCGCGCCCACCACCGCGACCTTGTGTCCGTTGGAGGGCACCTTCGCCGGCGCTTCCTTTGCATTTTTCATATGCCAGTCAGCGGCAAAGCGTTCCAGGCGGCCGATGGCCACCGGTTCGCCCTTGATGCCCCTTACGCAGCGGCTTTCGCACTGGGTCTCCTGGGGGCACACCCTGCCGCACACAGCGGGCAGGGAGGACTGCTTTTGCAGAATCTGATAGGCGGCTTCGAAATCCCGTTCCTTGATCTTGCCGATGAAGGCGGGGATATCAATGGCGACGGGACAGCCGCCCACGCAGGGCTTATGCTTGCAGCCCAGGCACCGATTGGCCTCGTCCACCGCCTGCTCCTCGGTGTAGCCAAGGGCGACCTCGTCAAAGTTCTTGTTGCGCACGTCCGGTTTCTGCACGGGCATCTCGTTCTTCTTGGGAGACATATTGGCCATCAGTGCACCTCCTTTTGAAACAGGTTGCAGGTTTCTTCGTATTGATGGCGTTCAAAATCCTTGTACATGCTGGCGCGCTCCATGGCCTCGTCGAAATCCACCTCATGGCCGTCAAAGTCGGGGCCGTCCACGCAGGCAAACTT is a genomic window containing:
- the gltA gene encoding NADPH-dependent glutamate synthase, whose product is MANMSPKKNEMPVQKPDVRNKNFDEVALGYTEEQAVDEANRCLGCKHKPCVGGCPVAIDIPAFIGKIKERDFEAAYQILQKQSSLPAVCGRVCPQETQCESRCVRGIKGEPVAIGRLERFAADWHMKNAKEAPAKVPSNGHKVAVVGAGPAGLTCAGDLQKAGYEVTIFEALHKAGGVLVYGIPEFRLPKAIVQREIDTLKELGVKVDTNVVIGKTITVDELFEDGFEAIFIGSGAGLPRFMNIPGENLKGVYSANEFLTRTNLMKAYTEDSATPIVHARKVAVVGGGNVAMDAARCALRLGAEEVHIVYRRSDAEMPARREEIEHAKEEGVIFDTLTNPVEILGDEHKFVKGMRCVRMELGEPDESGRRRPVTIEGSDFVMDVDAVIMSIGTSPNPLIHNTTEGLETNKRGCIIAEEDTGLTTREAVYAGGDAVTGAATVILAMGAGKNAAKAIDRYIQGK